In Sulfitobacter albidus, the following proteins share a genomic window:
- the rplF gene encoding 50S ribosomal protein L6: MSRIGKKPVDLPDGVTASVSGQTIEVKGPKGTRSFHATDDVDLKVEDGSVSVVPRGKSKRARQQWGMSRTMVANLVTGVTTGFKKELEIQGVGYRAQMQGNTLKLNLGLSHDVDYTAPEGVTVTAPKQTEIIVEGTDEQLVGQVAANIRAWRKPEPYKGKGIRYKGEFIFRKEGKKK; this comes from the coding sequence ATGTCTCGTATTGGTAAAAAACCGGTCGATCTGCCCGACGGCGTCACGGCGTCCGTTTCCGGTCAGACGATCGAAGTCAAAGGCCCCAAGGGCACGCGCAGCTTTCACGCCACCGACGACGTGGATCTGAAAGTCGAAGACGGTTCCGTCTCGGTCGTGCCCCGTGGCAAATCCAAGCGCGCGCGCCAGCAGTGGGGCATGTCCCGCACGATGGTCGCCAACCTTGTCACCGGTGTTACCACCGGCTTCAAGAAAGAGCTTGAGATCCAGGGTGTTGGTTACCGTGCCCAGATGCAGGGCAACACGCTGAAACTGAACCTCGGCCTGTCGCACGACGTCGATTACACCGCGCCCGAGGGCGTGACCGTGACGGCGCCCAAGCAGACCGAAATCATTGTGGAAGGCACCGACGAACAGCTCGTTGGTCAGGTTGCCGCGAACATCCGCGCCTGGCGCAAGCCCGAGCCCTACAAGGGCAAGGGCATCCGCTACAAGGGTGAGTTCATCTTCCGCAAAGAAGGGAAGAAGAAGTAA
- the rpsN gene encoding 30S ribosomal protein S14, with amino-acid sequence MAKKSMIAREKKREALVKKYAEKRAALKEIINDESKPMEERFRASLKLAKLPRNSSAVRLHNRCQLTGRPHAYYRKLKISRIALRDLGSMGQIPGLVKSSW; translated from the coding sequence ATGGCTAAGAAATCCATGATCGCACGCGAAAAGAAGCGTGAAGCACTGGTCAAGAAATACGCCGAAAAGCGTGCCGCGTTGAAAGAGATCATCAACGACGAAAGCAAGCCGATGGAAGAGCGTTTCCGCGCCTCCCTGAAGCTGGCAAAGCTGCCCCGCAACTCTTCGGCTGTGCGCCTGCACAACCGGTGCCAGCTGACGGGTCGTCCGCACGCCTACTACCGTAAACTCAAAATCTCGCGCATCGCGCTGCGGGATCTCGGCTCCATGGGCCAGATCCCCGGCCTGGTGAAGTCGAGCTGGTAA
- the rplX gene encoding 50S ribosomal protein L24: MAAKLKKGDTVIVLAGKDKGKEGTISSVDPKSNKAVVDGINIAIRATRQTQTSQGGRLPKAMPIDLSNLAIKDANGKPSRVGFKMDGDKKVRFAKTTGDVI; this comes from the coding sequence ATGGCTGCCAAGCTGAAGAAAGGTGACACGGTCATCGTGCTTGCCGGTAAGGACAAGGGCAAAGAGGGCACGATTTCCTCGGTTGATCCCAAGTCGAACAAGGCCGTGGTCGATGGCATCAACATCGCCATCCGCGCCACCCGCCAGACCCAGACATCGCAGGGCGGCCGTCTGCCCAAGGCGATGCCGATCGATCTGAGCAATCTCGCGATCAAGGATGCCAACGGCAAGCCTTCGCGCGTTGGTTTCAAGATGGACGGCGACAAGAAAGTGCGCTTTGCCAAGACAACAGGGGACGTGATCTGA
- the rplR gene encoding 50S ribosomal protein L18 — protein sequence MANTKRQLFIKRRLRVRNKLRRTNAGRMRLSVHRSNKNISVQLIDDVNGKTVAAASTLEKDLGVVGKNNIEAATKVGAAIAERAKKAGVETAYFDRGGFLFHGKVKALADAAREGGLKI from the coding sequence ATGGCAAACACAAAACGTCAGCTGTTCATCAAACGCCGCCTGCGCGTTCGGAACAAACTGCGCCGCACCAACGCGGGCCGCATGCGCCTGTCGGTGCACCGCTCCAACAAGAACATCAGCGTTCAGCTGATCGACGACGTGAACGGCAAGACCGTCGCGGCCGCCTCGACCCTCGAAAAGGATCTGGGCGTCGTCGGCAAGAACAACATCGAAGCGGCTACGAAAGTGGGCGCCGCGATTGCCGAGCGTGCCAAGAAGGCCGGGGTCGAGACCGCGTATTTCGACCGTGGTGGCTTCCTCTTTCACGGGAAGGTTAAGGCGCTTGCTGATGCCGCCCGCGAAGGTGGTCTGAAAATCTAA
- the rpsH gene encoding 30S ribosomal protein S8 encodes MNDPIADMLTRMRNSQLRGKSTVITPASKLRERVLEVLADEGYIRGFEKTTGADGHPAIEISLKYYEGEPVIRELKRVSKPGRRVYMGAQDVPQVRQGLGVSIVSTSKGVMSDASARSHNVGGEVLCTVF; translated from the coding sequence ATGAACGATCCTATCGCAGATATGCTGACCCGTATGCGCAACAGCCAGTTGCGCGGCAAGTCGACTGTCATCACCCCCGCCTCCAAGCTGCGCGAGCGTGTGCTCGAAGTGCTGGCGGACGAAGGGTATATCCGTGGGTTTGAGAAAACCACCGGTGCCGACGGCCACCCCGCTATCGAGATCAGCCTGAAGTACTACGAAGGCGAGCCCGTCATTCGCGAGCTCAAGCGCGTGTCGAAACCAGGTCGCCGCGTCTACATGGGCGCACAGGATGTCCCACAGGTCCGTCAGGGCCTCGGGGTGTCGATTGTCTCCACCTCAAAAGGTGTGATGTCGGACGCAAGCGCGCGCAGCCACAACGTCGGCGGCGAAGTGCTCTGCACCGTATTCTAA
- the rpmD gene encoding 50S ribosomal protein L30 has translation MAKTLVIKQVGSPIRRPAKQRATLVGLGLNKMHRVRELEDTPAVRGMINKVSHMVEIIEEKG, from the coding sequence ATGGCCAAGACACTCGTGATCAAGCAGGTGGGCTCGCCCATCCGCCGCCCCGCCAAACAGCGTGCAACGCTGGTCGGTCTGGGCCTCAACAAGATGCACCGCGTGCGCGAGCTGGAAGACACCCCAGCCGTGCGTGGCATGATCAACAAGGTCAGCCACATGGTGGAAATCATCGAAGAAAAAGGCTGA
- the rpsE gene encoding 30S ribosomal protein S5 gives MARDDNRGGRRNQRDEAPEFADRLVAINRVSKTVKGGKRFGFAALVVVGDQKGRVGFGKGKAKEVPEAIRKATEQAKRQMIRVQLREGRTLHHDMAGRHGAGKVVMRTAPEGTGIIAGGPMRAVFEMLGVKDVVAKSIGSQNPYNMIRATLDGLRKEQSPRSVAQRRGKKVADILPKRDDAAESSSQVAEEA, from the coding sequence ATGGCCAGAGATGACAACCGGGGCGGTCGCCGCAATCAGCGCGACGAAGCTCCAGAATTCGCGGACCGTCTGGTCGCGATCAACCGCGTATCAAAGACCGTCAAGGGTGGTAAGCGCTTTGGTTTCGCCGCCCTCGTGGTGGTCGGTGACCAGAAGGGCCGCGTCGGTTTCGGCAAAGGCAAGGCCAAAGAGGTGCCCGAGGCGATCCGCAAGGCGACCGAGCAGGCCAAACGTCAGATGATCCGCGTGCAGCTGCGCGAAGGCCGCACGCTGCACCACGACATGGCCGGGCGCCACGGTGCCGGCAAGGTCGTGATGCGCACCGCGCCGGAAGGGACCGGGATCATCGCCGGTGGTCCAATGCGTGCCGTGTTCGAAATGCTCGGCGTCAAGGACGTCGTGGCCAAATCGATCGGCTCCCAGAACCCCTACAACATGATCCGCGCGACCCTCGACGGTCTGCGCAAGGAACAGTCGCCCCGCTCCGTCGCCCAGCGTCGCGGCAAGAAGGTGGCCGACATTCTGCCAAAACGCGATGACGCCGCTGAATCGTCCTCGCAAGTGGCTGAGGAGGCATAA
- a CDS encoding acyltransferase family protein, producing the protein MTDANARLHALDSAKGIGIILVVFGHAWRGAFGAGLIPETGLFAAVDTAIYAFHMPLFFFLSGLLFLDTLEKYRADTLLKSRVSRLLWPMALWTWLFFGMKLVGGAAVNAPVDLADVPLIPLPPYEHLWFLWALFLCQSLVILLYAAWPRAPSRGVAEYCALGLAIALTVGQAFIGTPSLIWGPMIAHLPFFLLGIGLGTGRINRPSALLMILAAAAFGFQLLAVVQSGVDRASIPTSAALLIFFWIVWLGVDRDGDARVLKLLRSLGAATMVIYLTHTIFSAALRIALVKLGIDALPVLLLATTAIGLAAPFAVLGAARKLRLVKVLGF; encoded by the coding sequence ATGACCGATGCCAACGCCCGTCTGCACGCGCTCGACAGTGCCAAAGGGATCGGGATCATTCTGGTTGTGTTCGGCCATGCCTGGCGCGGGGCCTTCGGGGCCGGGCTGATCCCCGAGACCGGTCTGTTCGCGGCGGTGGATACGGCGATCTATGCGTTTCACATGCCGCTGTTTTTCTTCCTGTCCGGTCTGCTGTTCCTCGACACGCTGGAAAAATACCGCGCGGACACGCTGCTGAAAAGCCGCGTCAGCCGCCTGCTGTGGCCGATGGCCCTGTGGACGTGGCTGTTTTTCGGGATGAAGCTGGTCGGTGGTGCTGCGGTAAATGCGCCGGTCGACCTTGCGGACGTGCCGCTGATTCCATTGCCGCCCTATGAGCATCTGTGGTTCCTGTGGGCGCTGTTTCTGTGTCAAAGTCTGGTGATCCTCCTTTATGCCGCCTGGCCGCGGGCCCCGTCGCGCGGGGTTGCGGAATACTGCGCCCTTGGCCTCGCCATCGCACTGACAGTCGGGCAGGCATTTATCGGTACGCCCTCGCTGATCTGGGGGCCGATGATCGCGCATCTGCCGTTCTTCCTGTTGGGCATCGGGCTGGGAACCGGCCGCATCAACCGCCCCTCGGCGCTCTTGATGATCCTCGCAGCGGCGGCATTTGGCTTTCAGCTCCTTGCCGTCGTGCAAAGCGGGGTGGACCGGGCCTCGATCCCCACATCGGCGGCGCTTTTGATTTTCTTCTGGATCGTCTGGCTTGGCGTGGATCGGGACGGCGATGCGCGGGTGTTGAAACTCCTGCGGTCTCTCGGTGCTGCGACGATGGTGATCTACCTCACCCATACGATCTTTTCCGCCGCGCTGCGCATCGCGCTGGTCAAGCTGGGGATCGACGCGCTGCCGGTCCTCCTTCTCGCCACGACCGCGATCGGCCTTGCGGCGCCCTTCGCCGTTCTGGGGGCCGCGCGCAAACTTCGCCTCGTAAAGGTACTTGGGTTCTGA
- the rplE gene encoding 50S ribosomal protein L5, translating into MLDDATYIPRLRADYNDRIRAALKEEFGYKNDMQIPRLDKIVLNIGCGAEAVRDSKKAKSAQEDLTAIAGQKALTTKAKKSIAGFRVREDMPLGAKVTLRGARMYEFLDRLITIAMPRIRDFRGIPGKSFDGRGNYAMGMKEHIVFPEIDFDKVDETWGMDIVIATTAKTDAEAKALLKAFNMPFNS; encoded by the coding sequence ATGCTCGACGATGCAACCTACATCCCCCGCCTGCGTGCCGATTACAACGACCGCATCCGCGCCGCTCTGAAAGAAGAGTTCGGCTATAAGAACGACATGCAGATCCCGCGTCTGGACAAGATCGTTCTGAACATCGGCTGCGGTGCCGAAGCCGTGCGTGACAGCAAGAAAGCCAAATCCGCTCAGGAAGACCTGACCGCGATTGCGGGCCAGAAGGCGCTGACCACCAAGGCCAAGAAATCCATCGCCGGTTTCCGTGTACGCGAAGACATGCCGCTGGGCGCGAAAGTGACCCTGCGCGGTGCGCGTATGTACGAATTCCTCGACCGTCTGATCACGATCGCAATGCCCCGTATCCGCGACTTCCGCGGCATTCCGGGCAAATCTTTCGACGGCCGTGGCAACTATGCCATGGGCATGAAAGAGCACATCGTGTTCCCCGAAATCGACTTTGATAAAGTCGACGAAACCTGGGGCATGGACATCGTGATCGCCACCACGGCGAAAACCGACGCTGAAGCCAAGGCGCTGTTGAAAGCTTTCAACATGCCCTTCAACAGCTGA